The Triticum aestivum cultivar Chinese Spring chromosome 7B, IWGSC CS RefSeq v2.1, whole genome shotgun sequence genome window below encodes:
- the LOC123161152 gene encoding uncharacterized protein produces the protein MGRGRGRGRKPIANGRSHEDKVSSGEEVVPARKRRGRPQKQRAPDKVDLAEPKNSAAGVHGDVEGDDAKLKENDDPEGNGNKRNRAPKEESSNLDMEENSSSTRSSNDESTTTTRSSGFRQNGSRRKSTPRRAAEAGL, from the coding sequence ATGGGTAGGGGAAGAGGCAGAGGAAGGAAGCCCATCGCCAATGGCAGGAGCCATGAAGATAAGGTGAGCAGCGGTGAAGAGGTTGTGCCTGCAAGGAAGAGGAGAGGAAGGCCCCAAAAGCAGCGCGCCCCCGACAAAGTCGATCTAGCAGAACCCAAGAACTCGGCAGCGGGTGTTCATGGCGATGTAGAAGGAGACGACGCAAAGCTCAAGGAGAACGACGACCCTGAAGGCAATGGCAACAAGAGGAACAGGGCGCCCAAGGAGGAGAGCTCGAACCTCGACATGGAAGAGAACAGCTCGAGCACCCGGTCCAGCAACGACGAGTCAACGACGACGACCAGGTCCAGCGGCTTCCGGCAGAACGGGAGCCGCCGGAAGAGCACGCCCCGGCGAGCCGCGGAGGCGGGCCTGTAG